In a single window of the Burkholderiales bacterium genome:
- a CDS encoding VTT domain-containing protein, protein MLFVPVKDKATTSILIPGKNCWRKAHADHVSFLVDGADYFDAFAAAASKATKSILIVGWDFNSQTRLWCGDQKREWPARLGDFLNELIKRQRRLRIFILAWDFPMIYGTDREIAPLFGLPWHHRRRIHFRFDNHFPVGGSHHQKIVVIDDAIAFSGGLDLTCGRWDTSEHLANHPGRISDGKPYPPFHDLMIAVDGEAARALAEIARQRWRWATKKELKAHGVVSFSWPKEIKVDLENTGVAIARTIPGYEGRREVREVEDMYLDMIAAARRMIYIENQYFTSFRIGDALAARLQDDDCPEIVLVIRQASDGWLEGPTMGALRTRLLKRLRAADKNKRLRAYYPVAPDLGATCINVHSKMIAIDDEIVRIGSANLNNRSMGFDTECDLAIEAHGQPRMTKAIAAFRNRLLAEHLDTTADAVAQALAREGSLIKTIDALRGKPRTLQEFDHLDQWPDVVVSVAEICDPERPVLVEQLITQFAPAIDIRKSAPLLMKLAIAVLIFGGLFAIWRWTPLSEYVSAEAATDWAREFGGHPAAAWLVMGSYTIASFIMFPRPLLTLAAVIAFGAWLGFAYAFIGIQLAALATYGMGQAMSRDTVRRIAGTKLNRISKVLRDKGLLAVIALRVIPVAPFIVVNMVIGAARVKLWHYLAGSAIGLLPGTLAATVFADQFETWLRDSGKVNWIVVAAVAIVFIVAIVLVRRWFLKSQPDLAAAGSR, encoded by the coding sequence ATGCTCTTCGTGCCGGTCAAAGACAAAGCGACAACCAGCATACTGATACCCGGCAAAAACTGCTGGCGCAAGGCGCACGCCGACCACGTCAGTTTTCTCGTCGATGGCGCCGATTATTTCGACGCCTTCGCAGCCGCCGCCAGCAAAGCAACAAAATCGATTCTCATCGTCGGCTGGGATTTCAACAGTCAGACCAGGCTCTGGTGCGGCGACCAAAAGCGGGAGTGGCCGGCGCGGCTCGGCGATTTTTTGAACGAGCTGATCAAGCGCCAACGCCGCTTGCGGATTTTCATTCTGGCGTGGGATTTTCCAATGATTTACGGCACCGACCGCGAGATCGCGCCGCTGTTCGGCCTGCCCTGGCATCATCGGCGCCGCATTCATTTCCGCTTCGATAATCACTTTCCGGTCGGCGGCTCGCACCATCAGAAAATTGTCGTGATCGACGATGCGATTGCGTTTTCCGGCGGTCTCGATCTGACATGCGGGCGCTGGGACACGTCCGAACATCTGGCCAATCACCCGGGGCGGATCAGCGATGGCAAACCGTATCCGCCGTTCCACGATCTGATGATCGCCGTCGACGGCGAAGCCGCTCGCGCGCTCGCCGAGATCGCGCGGCAGCGCTGGCGCTGGGCGACAAAAAAAGAACTGAAAGCGCACGGCGTCGTGAGTTTTTCGTGGCCAAAGGAAATCAAGGTCGATCTGGAAAATACCGGCGTCGCCATCGCGCGCACGATTCCGGGCTATGAAGGGCGCCGCGAAGTGCGCGAGGTCGAGGACATGTATCTCGATATGATCGCCGCTGCCCGGCGCATGATCTATATCGAGAACCAGTACTTCACCTCGTTTCGCATCGGCGATGCGCTGGCGGCGCGGCTGCAGGATGACGACTGCCCCGAGATCGTGCTGGTGATTCGACAGGCTTCCGATGGCTGGCTCGAAGGCCCGACCATGGGCGCGCTGCGAACGCGGTTATTGAAGCGGCTGCGAGCCGCCGACAAGAACAAGCGGCTGCGCGCGTATTACCCGGTCGCGCCCGATCTCGGCGCTACCTGCATCAATGTTCACTCCAAAATGATTGCGATCGACGATGAAATCGTGCGCATCGGATCGGCCAATTTGAACAATCGCTCGATGGGTTTCGATACTGAATGCGATCTCGCAATCGAGGCGCACGGCCAGCCGCGGATGACGAAGGCGATCGCCGCTTTTCGCAATCGCCTGCTTGCCGAGCATCTCGATACGACAGCCGATGCCGTTGCGCAAGCACTCGCCCGGGAAGGCTCGCTGATCAAGACTATAGACGCGTTACGCGGCAAACCGCGCACCTTGCAGGAATTCGATCATCTCGACCAATGGCCGGATGTCGTCGTCTCCGTCGCCGAGATCTGCGATCCCGAGCGGCCGGTGCTGGTAGAGCAATTGATTACGCAGTTTGCGCCCGCGATCGATATCAGGAAATCGGCGCCGCTGCTGATGAAGCTTGCCATCGCCGTGCTGATCTTCGGCGGCCTGTTCGCAATCTGGCGCTGGACGCCGCTTTCCGAATACGTCAGCGCCGAAGCTGCAACCGATTGGGCGCGCGAATTCGGCGGCCATCCTGCGGCGGCATGGCTTGTGATGGGCTCCTATACGATAGCCAGCTTCATCATGTTTCCGCGGCCGCTTTTGACGCTCGCCGCCGTCATCGCGTTCGGCGCGTGGCTCGGCTTCGCCTATGCGTTTATCGGTATCCAGCTCGCAGCACTCGCGACTTACGGCATGGGCCAGGCGATGAGCCGCGATACCGTGCGGCGCATTGCCGGGACGAAACTGAACCGGATCAGCAAAGTGCTGCGCGACAAAGGCTTGCTTGCCGTGATTGCGTTGCGCGTGATTCCGGTCGCGCCGTTTATCGTCGTCAATATGGTCATCGGCGCGGCGCGCGTGAAGCTCTGGCATTACCTCGCCGGCAGCGCCATCGGCCTGCTGCCGGGGACGCTGGCGGCAACGGTATTCGCCGATCAGTTCGAAACCTGGCTGCGCGATTCAGGCAAGGTCAACTGGATCGTGGTGGCGGCTGTCGCCATCGTGTTCATCGTCGCCATCGTGCTGGTCCGAAGATGGTTTTTGAAGTCGCAGCCCGATCTCGCCGCTGCCGGGAGCCGATAG
- a CDS encoding GlsB/YeaQ/YmgE family stress response membrane protein, with translation MSLLWTIIIGLIVGIIAKFLMPGKDPGGFIITTLLGIGGSLIATYVGQALDLYEAGEPAGFIGAVIGAMLLLLLYRLIVKRT, from the coding sequence ATGTCATTACTGTGGACGATCATCATCGGTCTCATCGTCGGCATTATTGCCAAGTTTCTGATGCCGGGAAAAGACCCGGGCGGCTTCATCATTACGACGCTGCTCGGTATCGGCGGTTCGCTGATCGCGACGTATGTCGGCCAGGCGCTCGATCTGTATGAAGCCGGGGAGCCGGCGGGCTTCATCGGTGCTGTGATCGGCGCGATGCTGCTGCTGTTGCTGTACCGGCTTATCGTAAAACGCACGTAA
- a CDS encoding 3-deoxy-7-phosphoheptulonate synthase yields MILILNPNVDLNSAEYQQLLAHLHSLPNIQTRVHHEQGTERVLTELYLVGNTTALPIEEVRCLPCVERVVRVSEEYRVLGRHKDDHRPTHFDYNGVRFGQDTLHVFAGLCAVDTREHVELMMRALRDNGQICTRMGAYKPRTSPYAFQGHGKACLPYVFELAGKYAIKVIAMEITHESQIGEIHDALAQTGNPTGVMLQIGTRNTQNFELLKLVGRQRELPVLIKRGFGITLDESLNAAEYLASEGNRKIIFGLRGMKTNMAAPHRNFVDFSHVPAVKRLTRMPVCIDPSHSVGTRAVAPDGMLDVFHVTAQGVLAGANMVLVDFHPAPAKALVDGPQALLIEELPHFLADVQIARDAYLARVALAERAHRGPAQVSAVK; encoded by the coding sequence ATGATCCTGATCCTGAACCCAAACGTCGATTTGAACAGCGCCGAATACCAGCAATTGCTGGCGCACCTGCACAGTCTCCCCAATATCCAGACGCGCGTGCACCACGAGCAGGGCACCGAGCGCGTTCTGACCGAGCTTTATCTGGTCGGCAACACGACGGCGCTGCCGATCGAGGAAGTGCGCTGCCTGCCGTGCGTCGAGCGCGTCGTGCGCGTATCGGAAGAATATCGCGTGCTGGGCCGGCACAAGGACGATCATCGTCCGACGCACTTCGATTACAACGGGGTGCGTTTCGGGCAGGATACGCTGCACGTATTCGCCGGCTTGTGCGCCGTCGATACGCGCGAGCACGTCGAACTGATGATGCGCGCATTACGCGATAACGGCCAGATATGCACGCGCATGGGAGCCTACAAGCCGCGCACCAGCCCGTATGCGTTTCAAGGCCATGGCAAAGCGTGCCTGCCTTATGTGTTCGAGTTGGCCGGGAAATACGCTATTAAAGTGATCGCGATGGAAATCACGCACGAATCGCAGATCGGCGAGATTCACGACGCGCTCGCCCAGACCGGCAATCCGACCGGCGTCATGCTGCAAATCGGCACGCGCAACACGCAGAATTTCGAGTTGCTGAAACTTGTCGGCCGCCAGCGCGAACTTCCTGTGCTGATCAAGCGCGGCTTCGGCATCACGCTCGATGAATCGCTGAACGCCGCCGAATATCTGGCCTCCGAGGGCAACCGCAAAATCATTTTCGGCTTGCGCGGCATGAAGACCAATATGGCGGCGCCGCATCGCAACTTTGTCGATTTCTCCCATGTGCCGGCAGTGAAAAGGCTGACGCGCATGCCGGTCTGCATCGACCCATCGCATTCGGTCGGCACGCGCGCCGTAGCGCCCGACGGCATGCTCGACGTCTTTCATGTGACCGCGCAAGGGGTGCTGGCCGGCGCCAATATGGTGCTCGTCGATTTCCATCCGGCTCCAGCAAAAGCACTGGTCGACGGCCCGCAGGCGCTGCTCATCGAAGAGCTGCCGCATTTTCTGGCCGACGTGCAGATTGCGCGCGATGCTTACCTGGCGCGAGTCGCCCTGGCCGAGCGTGCGCACAGAGGACCAGCGCAGGTCAGTGCGGTCAAATGA
- a CDS encoding type II toxin-antitoxin system prevent-host-death family antitoxin produces the protein MKDVNVTELRQNLPAYLARVQRGERVRVFLRGKVIAEITPPSADQDGAALAGKLLRGSVLGYDEPLQPAVDAADWEVNR, from the coding sequence ATGAAAGATGTCAATGTCACCGAATTACGGCAGAACCTCCCGGCGTACCTGGCTCGCGTGCAGCGTGGAGAGCGGGTACGCGTTTTCTTGCGCGGCAAAGTGATTGCCGAAATAACACCGCCTTCAGCCGACCAGGATGGCGCTGCGCTGGCGGGCAAGCTCCTGCGCGGCAGCGTGCTGGGCTATGATGAACCCTTGCAGCCAGCCGTCGACGCCGCCGACTGGGAGGTCAACAGATGA
- a CDS encoding endonuclease/exonuclease/phosphatase family protein, whose protein sequence is MADGELDNGHGDERFGIASYNIHGCVGLDRRCKPQRIVRVLNELDCDAVALQEVNSRPGPHADSMQLDYLASQTGMQAIAGSTILRHLGHYGNALLTRCPVLAVRRHDFSFSKREPRGALDVDLAIHGRPVRVIVTHLGLNPGERRYQVRQLLKLLHVAEPDQPVVVCGDINEWLPLGRPLRWLHGVLGKPPILRTWPVWMPLLALDRIWVRPRHALLDLRAHRSFCSRMASDHLPLKAIVASLVRGSGARQAPGKTEGSHKTD, encoded by the coding sequence TTGGCCGATGGAGAGTTAGACAATGGGCATGGCGACGAGCGCTTCGGGATCGCGTCGTACAACATTCACGGCTGCGTGGGCCTCGATCGGCGCTGCAAGCCGCAGCGCATCGTCAGGGTGTTGAATGAACTGGACTGCGACGCGGTTGCGCTGCAGGAAGTCAATTCCAGGCCGGGCCCGCACGCCGATTCGATGCAGCTCGATTATCTGGCCTCGCAAACCGGCATGCAGGCGATTGCCGGCTCGACCATCCTGCGTCACCTTGGACACTACGGCAATGCGCTATTGACGCGCTGCCCGGTGCTCGCCGTGCGCCGCCACGATTTCAGTTTCTCGAAGCGCGAACCGCGCGGCGCGCTCGACGTCGATCTCGCGATTCACGGCCGGCCGGTGCGCGTCATCGTCACCCATCTCGGCCTAAATCCGGGCGAACGCCGCTATCAGGTCAGGCAACTGCTCAAGCTGCTTCACGTCGCCGAACCCGACCAGCCGGTCGTCGTGTGCGGCGATATCAACGAATGGCTGCCGCTGGGCCGGCCCCTGCGCTGGCTGCATGGCGTGCTCGGCAAGCCGCCGATCCTGCGCACGTGGCCAGTGTGGATGCCGCTCCTCGCGCTCGACCGCATCTGGGTGCGTCCACGCCACGCGCTGCTCGATTTGCGCGCGCATCGCAGCTTCTGTTCGCGGATGGCTTCCGATCATCTGCCGCTGAAGGCGATCGTCGCGTCACTGGTGCGCGGATCGGGTGCGAGGCAGGCTCCGGGTAAGACTGAGGGCTCTCACAAAACGGACTGA